The following is a genomic window from Vicinamibacterales bacterium.
GTCTCTTCGTTCGACACTAGTCGATCCTCCTTCGACGCCAACTTCGCTCACGGGCGGGACGCCCGTGCCACTCCTCAGCGCTCACGGGCCAGACGCCCGTGCCACCCCTCATCGCTCACGGGCGACACGCCCGCGCCACTCTTCTCACGGTTTCACCAGAGCCGCTGATCGCGATCCGGCGCGTGCAGGCCGAAGTACTCGTAGGCCCGCGCCGTCGCCACGCGTCCGCGCGGCGTGCGATCCAGGAATCCGATCTGGATCAGGAACGGCTCGTAGATGTCCTCGATCGCATCCTTCTCTTCGCTGATGGCGGCAGAAATCGTGTTCAAGCCCACCGGACCGCCGCCGAACTTGTCGATGATCGTCCGCAGCAGGCGCCGGTCGATCTCGTCGAATCCGTTCTCGTCCACCTCGAGCAGTTGCAGGCCCGCCAGGGCGACTTCGAGCGTGATCTCGCCGCTGGCGCGCACTTGCGCGTAGTCGCGGACGCGCCGCAGCAGGCGATTCGCCACCCGAGGCGTGCCGCGCGACCGCCGGGCCAGCTCGCCGGCCGCCGCATCGTCGATCGCGACGCCGAGGATTCGTGCCGATCGCCGGACGATCTCCTCGAGATCGACCGGGGAATAGTAGTCCAGGCGATGGACGATCCCGAAGCGTCCGCGCAGCGGCGACGTCAGCAGCCCGGCGCGCGTCGTCGAACCGATCAGGGTGAACTTCGGCACGGGCACCTTCACCGACCGGGCGCTCGGTCCCTGACCAATCATGATGTCGAGCTGGTAGTCCTCCATCGCAGGATAGAGGATCTCCTCGATGGTCGGCGGCATGCGGTGAATCTCGTCGATGAAGAGGACCTCGCGTTCCTTGAGGTTCGTCAGCATCGCGGCGAGATCGCCGGGCTTCTCCAGCACCGGTCCGGACGTCGACCGGACCGGCACTCCCATCTCGTTACCGATGACGTAGGCGAGCGTCGTCTTCCCGAGACCGGGCGGGCCGTAGAGGAGGACGTGATCGAGCGCTTCGCCACGCTGACGCGCCGCGGTGATCGACACCACGAGGTTGTCGCGGACGCGCTCCTGCCCGATGTACTCGTCGAGCGTGCGCGGCCGGAGCCCGGCCTCGAATTGCACGTCCTCATCGACGCGCGACGGCGTGATCAACCGGGAATCGGACATGGGAGAAAGACTATCTCGCCAGCTCGTGGAGTGCCTGCTTCAGCATCCGCTCGAACGAGCGGTCGCCGGGCCGCTTGAGCGCGGCGTCCACGGCATTCTCGGCAAGAGGGCGATGATACCCCAGATTGAGCAGGGCCGAGACGAGATCCGACCGTAGTGAGGCCTCGCTTCCAGGGATGCCGGCGGCCGTCAGTTCCGCGGTCAGTTGCGGTGGCAGCCGGTCCTTCAATTCGAGGCCGATCCGCTCGGCGGTCTTCTTGCCCACGCCAGGAATCCGCGTGAGCCGTCCGACGTCGCCCGCCTGGACGGCGCGCACGAGGTCTGCGGGATCGATTCCCGACAGCACCGAAATCGCCAGACGCGGTCCGATCCCGCTGATGGCAATCAACCGCTCGAACAA
Proteins encoded in this region:
- the ruvB gene encoding Holliday junction branch migration DNA helicase RuvB, which translates into the protein MSDSRLITPSRVDEDVQFEAGLRPRTLDEYIGQERVRDNLVVSITAARQRGEALDHVLLYGPPGLGKTTLAYVIGNEMGVPVRSTSGPVLEKPGDLAAMLTNLKEREVLFIDEIHRMPPTIEEILYPAMEDYQLDIMIGQGPSARSVKVPVPKFTLIGSTTRAGLLTSPLRGRFGIVHRLDYYSPVDLEEIVRRSARILGVAIDDAAAGELARRSRGTPRVANRLLRRVRDYAQVRASGEITLEVALAGLQLLEVDENGFDEIDRRLLRTIIDKFGGGPVGLNTISAAISEEKDAIEDIYEPFLIQIGFLDRTPRGRVATARAYEYFGLHAPDRDQRLW
- the ruvA gene encoding Holliday junction branch migration protein RuvA, coding for MIALLTGRLVEKQATRLIVDVQGVGYEVQVPLSTFYSLPEPGGVVSLRIHTHVREDALQLFGFGTPLEQQLFERLIAISGIGPRLAISVLSGIDPADLVRAVQAGDVGRLTRIPGVGKKTAERIGLELKDRLPPQLTAELTAAGIPGSEASLRSDLVSALLNLGYHRPLAENAVDAALKRPGDRSFERMLKQALHELAR